In Phreatobacter oligotrophus, the following are encoded in one genomic region:
- a CDS encoding glycosyltransferase family 4 protein produces the protein MKIALVSDWFVPRLGGIELQMRDLALALMARGHEVRVICGVPGEPEVDGIPVERLPGFRLPGFGIAVTPDVFAALRAAIDGGGYDVVHVHCGNVAPIAHHAVQHCIRRRIPAVATFHSVLKYYDLPLLLLDALHGYARSAVRFTAVSTVAGAALRPLLKDRVVAAIPNGIDLAWWRRPADDRPIRDTVEFVSVTRLQKRKRARWLVRAFAEAVKDLPPTAARLTIVGDGDERRAIAGIIARAGMADRIILAGREERDAIRDRLHAADLFLLASRLEAFGIAALEARAAGLPVVTMAQSGARDFLVEGHDALLVEDDAALAAAIRRLVVEPDLRQSLVRASITPPAGVDWADVAPRYEDEYRAAMAAVA, from the coding sequence GTGAAGATTGCCCTCGTCAGCGACTGGTTCGTGCCCCGCCTCGGCGGCATCGAATTGCAGATGCGCGACCTCGCCCTGGCGCTGATGGCGCGGGGCCACGAGGTCCGGGTGATCTGCGGCGTGCCCGGCGAACCGGAGGTGGACGGCATCCCCGTCGAGCGCCTGCCCGGCTTCCGCCTGCCCGGATTCGGCATCGCCGTGACGCCCGACGTCTTCGCCGCCCTGCGCGCGGCCATCGACGGCGGCGGCTACGACGTCGTCCATGTCCATTGCGGCAATGTCGCCCCCATCGCCCACCATGCGGTCCAGCACTGCATCCGCCGCCGCATTCCGGCGGTCGCGACCTTCCACTCCGTGCTGAAATACTACGACCTGCCGTTGCTTCTGCTCGACGCGCTGCATGGCTATGCCCGCTCGGCGGTGCGCTTCACCGCAGTCTCGACCGTGGCCGGCGCGGCACTCCGGCCGCTGCTCAAGGACCGCGTTGTTGCGGCCATCCCTAACGGCATCGATCTCGCCTGGTGGCGTCGGCCCGCCGATGACCGCCCGATCCGCGACACCGTCGAATTCGTCTCCGTGACGCGCCTGCAGAAGCGCAAGCGCGCGCGCTGGCTGGTGCGCGCCTTCGCCGAGGCGGTGAAGGACCTGCCGCCCACGGCGGCGCGGCTCACCATCGTCGGCGACGGCGACGAGCGCCGCGCCATTGCCGGCATCATCGCCCGGGCGGGGATGGCGGACCGCATCATCCTCGCCGGTCGCGAGGAGCGCGATGCGATTCGCGACCGGCTCCACGCCGCGGACCTGTTCCTGCTGGCCTCGCGGCTTGAGGCCTTCGGCATCGCCGCGCTGGAGGCTCGCGCGGCCGGCCTGCCGGTCGTCACCATGGCGCAGTCCGGCGCGCGCGACTTCCTCGTCGAGGGCCATGACGCGCTGCTGGTCGAGGACGACGCGGCCCTCGCCGCCGCCATCCGCCGGCTGGTGGTGGAGCCGGATCTGCGGCAGTCGCTGGTGCGGGCGTCGATCACGCCCCCGGCCGGCGTCGACTGGGCGGATGTCGCGCCGCGCTACGAGGACGAATACCGGGCGGCCATGGCCGCGGTCGCTTAA
- the lptB gene encoding LPS export ABC transporter ATP-binding protein has protein sequence MLIARRLAKAHMGRPTVRGVDLALRRGEVVGLLGPNGAGKTTTFSMIAGMQVPDSGVVMLDDKNITRLPLFMRARLGLGYLPQEASIFRGASVEENILIVLESVIAERRALKARLDELLDEFGITHVRRSKAGALSGGERRRLEIARTLASDPSFILLDEPFAGVDPIAVTEVRLLVRKLAGRGIGVLITDHNVRETLSLVDRAYILDGGLILASGAVDRIVADPRVRAVYLGADFVL, from the coding sequence ATGCTGATCGCCCGCCGCCTCGCCAAGGCGCATATGGGACGGCCGACGGTGCGCGGCGTCGACCTCGCCTTGCGTCGCGGCGAGGTCGTCGGCCTGCTCGGGCCGAACGGCGCCGGCAAGACCACCACCTTCTCGATGATCGCGGGCATGCAGGTGCCCGATTCCGGCGTCGTCATGCTCGACGACAAGAACATCACGCGGCTGCCGCTGTTCATGCGCGCCCGGCTCGGCCTCGGCTACCTGCCGCAGGAGGCGTCGATCTTCCGCGGCGCCTCGGTCGAGGAGAACATCCTCATCGTGCTGGAATCGGTCATCGCCGAGCGGCGGGCGCTGAAGGCGCGGCTGGACGAGTTGCTCGACGAATTCGGCATCACCCATGTGCGCCGCTCCAAGGCCGGGGCGCTGTCGGGCGGCGAGCGCCGGCGGCTTGAAATCGCCCGCACCCTGGCAAGCGATCCCTCCTTCATCCTGCTCGACGAGCCCTTCGCCGGTGTCGACCCGATCGCCGTGACCGAGGTGCGCCTGCTGGTGCGCAAGCTCGCCGGACGCGGCATCGGCGTGCTCATCACCGACCACAATGTGCGGGAGACGCTGAGCCTCGTCGATCGCGCCTATATTCTCGACGGCGGGCTCATCCTCGCCTCCGGTGCGGTGGATCGCATCGTCGCCGACCCGCGGGTGCGGGCCGTGTATCTCGGTGCCGATTTCGTGCTCTGA
- a CDS encoding S1 family peptidase: protein MSLLTRASVPLALATVCLFLVQATDAEAQRRRPRQSEGTEVTVQNRGQGALSFLYVAPVGEGAWGEDRLGSDTVARNRNFRFTIEGEQCRFDVRGVFENGREETRFGIDLCARPELVMNGRTQTTGADLQRQGPVALYLVRNRSGNTMQTLKLVSANGDESEDVLGSTTVETNSQYTGRFERNAGCVYDLVATFEGSSERTLRRRDLCANREVVFGTGGDDPAPRAGAEERRNEPDGQPPLAVTIQNRGAVAIQYLHIRPRGTNNWGPDRLGSDTVEARGTFQLSLPRRGCDYDVKVRFSNDREEVRNGVNLCTTPEFVVEGPALAPGRGERKQTASARPAQPAISQVAIINEGDRPIESLFISSSKISSWGEDLLGAERIQPGARYTARVERDDQCNYDLRIVYTGGREERRMRQNLCQRREVAFGGANAFRVDGGGPDNGRRVVFTNSGRGAVREVYLTPTNDTHWGDDRLGSELLPPRFRLEMRLPTEGGCRWDLKVVYEGGQNMEKRDQDLCATPEMAIGRAGRTGQVVSTGTGFYINDAGYILTNHHVIDGCATVAISRPGGARIPLRLIGADEGADLAVLRQENTTSTPLRLRTGAGPVVRGGERVVLVGYPARSQLGGVNVTEGIVSGLRGALGDQSRFQYTAPTQPGNSGGPVLDGSGSVVGVVVSQIDKISGERTAQNINFGIKLDLVRTFLAANNVQAAEGESGAALPTPDILQNADQSVLPLDCLE from the coding sequence ATGTCGCTGCTCACCCGCGCCAGCGTGCCGCTGGCCCTCGCCACAGTCTGCCTCTTCCTGGTGCAGGCCACCGATGCGGAGGCGCAGCGTCGCCGGCCCCGCCAGTCCGAAGGCACCGAGGTCACCGTCCAGAACCGGGGCCAGGGTGCGCTGAGCTTCCTCTATGTGGCGCCGGTCGGTGAAGGCGCCTGGGGCGAGGACCGGCTCGGCAGCGACACGGTCGCGCGCAACCGCAATTTCCGCTTCACCATCGAGGGCGAGCAGTGCCGCTTCGACGTGCGCGGCGTGTTCGAGAACGGCCGCGAGGAAACGCGCTTCGGCATCGACCTCTGCGCCCGGCCCGAGCTGGTGATGAACGGCCGCACCCAGACCACGGGCGCCGACCTGCAGCGACAGGGCCCGGTCGCGCTCTACCTGGTGCGCAACCGCTCCGGCAACACGATGCAGACGCTGAAGCTCGTCTCGGCCAATGGCGACGAGAGCGAGGACGTGCTGGGGTCGACGACGGTCGAGACCAACAGCCAGTATACCGGCCGCTTCGAGCGCAATGCCGGCTGCGTCTACGATCTCGTCGCGACCTTCGAGGGCTCGTCGGAGCGCACGCTGCGCCGCCGGGACCTCTGCGCCAATCGCGAGGTGGTCTTCGGCACCGGCGGGGATGATCCCGCCCCGCGCGCCGGAGCAGAGGAGCGCCGCAACGAGCCGGACGGCCAGCCGCCGCTCGCCGTCACCATCCAGAACCGCGGCGCGGTGGCGATCCAGTATCTCCACATCCGCCCGCGCGGCACCAACAACTGGGGCCCGGACCGCCTCGGCAGCGACACGGTCGAGGCCCGCGGCACGTTCCAGCTCTCGCTGCCCCGGCGCGGCTGCGACTATGACGTCAAGGTGCGCTTCAGCAACGATCGCGAGGAGGTGCGCAACGGCGTGAACCTCTGCACCACGCCGGAATTCGTGGTGGAAGGCCCGGCGCTGGCCCCCGGCCGCGGCGAGCGCAAGCAGACCGCCTCCGCCCGCCCGGCCCAGCCCGCCATCTCGCAGGTCGCCATCATCAACGAGGGCGACCGCCCCATCGAATCGCTGTTCATCTCCTCCTCGAAGATATCGAGCTGGGGCGAGGACCTCTTGGGCGCCGAGCGCATCCAGCCGGGCGCGCGCTACACCGCCCGCGTCGAGCGCGACGACCAGTGCAACTACGACCTGCGCATCGTCTATACCGGCGGGCGCGAGGAGCGGCGCATGCGGCAGAACCTCTGCCAGCGCCGCGAGGTCGCCTTCGGCGGCGCCAATGCCTTCCGCGTCGATGGCGGCGGGCCGGACAATGGCCGGCGCGTGGTCTTCACCAATAGCGGCCGCGGCGCGGTGCGCGAGGTCTACCTGACCCCGACCAACGACACCCACTGGGGCGACGACCGCCTCGGCTCGGAACTGCTGCCGCCGCGCTTCCGCCTGGAAATGCGCCTGCCCACCGAGGGCGGCTGCCGCTGGGACCTGAAGGTCGTCTACGAGGGCGGCCAGAACATGGAGAAGCGTGACCAGGACCTCTGCGCCACGCCCGAAATGGCCATCGGCCGCGCCGGCCGCACCGGCCAGGTCGTCTCCACCGGCACCGGCTTCTACATCAACGATGCCGGCTACATCCTGACCAACCACCACGTCATCGACGGCTGCGCGACGGTTGCCATCTCGCGGCCGGGCGGCGCCCGCATCCCGCTGCGCCTGATCGGTGCCGACGAGGGCGCGGACCTCGCCGTGCTCCGCCAGGAGAACACCACCTCGACGCCGCTGCGCCTGCGCACCGGTGCCGGCCCGGTGGTCCGCGGCGGCGAGCGCGTGGTGCTGGTGGGCTATCCCGCCCGCTCGCAGCTCGGCGGCGTCAACGTCACCGAGGGCATCGTCTCGGGCCTGCGCGGCGCGCTCGGCGACCAGAGCCGGTTCCAGTACACGGCGCCGACCCAGCCGGGCAATTCCGGCGGTCCGGTCCTCGACGGCTCGGGTTCGGTGGTCGGCGTGGTGGTCTCGCAGATCGACAAGATCTCCGGCGAGCGCACCGCCCAGAACATCAACTTCGGCATCAAGCTGGACCTCGTCCGCACCTTCCTCGCGGCCAACAATGTCCAGGCCGCCGAGGGCGAGTCGGGCGCCGCGCTGCCGACGCCGGACATCCTGCAGAACGCCGACCAGTCGGTGCTGCCGCTCGACTGCCTGGAGTGA
- a CDS encoding lysylphosphatidylglycerol synthase transmembrane domain-containing protein, with product MSAPASPGAGAPSRRLWWILGWCVLAAITAVGAYALPWADVLAALAAAKWHWAIFAIVVSLAGWPFWILQWQLLAPKALRPSFGRMAQVTALSGAANTSLPMTGVVAAVGFLIVRGRLPASAAASVYAGDQLVTGIAKVGTLALASLLVPAPDWIRSGLLGLAGVVAVFTVALLVIAHGGAWVRAFAAQRGPRLSQALGHFADFVDHLEPMRHPGLGLAVVVLAFAKSGMEVLMVMTVQVAVGIPPSLPAAVLVVAALDLATMAPVSPGHLGVFEATVILCYQYLGVPLPLATAAALVQHGVVFLASLVSLAYLGWALPRDERGERRLDSP from the coding sequence ATGAGCGCGCCCGCAAGCCCGGGCGCGGGCGCCCCGTCGCGCCGCCTGTGGTGGATCCTCGGCTGGTGCGTCCTCGCCGCCATCACGGCCGTCGGCGCCTATGCCCTGCCCTGGGCGGATGTGCTGGCCGCGCTCGCCGCCGCCAAATGGCACTGGGCGATCTTCGCCATCGTGGTGAGCCTCGCCGGCTGGCCCTTCTGGATCCTGCAATGGCAGTTGCTGGCCCCGAAGGCGCTGCGGCCGAGCTTCGGGCGGATGGCGCAGGTGACCGCGCTGAGCGGGGCAGCCAATACCTCGCTGCCGATGACCGGCGTCGTCGCCGCGGTCGGCTTCCTCATCGTGCGCGGACGGCTGCCGGCCTCCGCCGCGGCCTCCGTCTATGCCGGCGACCAGCTCGTCACCGGCATCGCCAAGGTCGGAACGCTGGCGCTCGCATCGCTGCTGGTGCCGGCGCCCGACTGGATCCGCTCGGGGCTCCTCGGCCTTGCCGGTGTCGTCGCCGTCTTCACCGTGGCGCTGCTCGTCATCGCCCATGGCGGAGCCTGGGTCCGCGCCTTTGCCGCACAGCGCGGCCCGCGGCTGTCGCAGGCCCTCGGGCATTTCGCCGATTTCGTCGACCATCTCGAGCCGATGCGCCATCCGGGCCTCGGCCTCGCCGTGGTGGTGCTCGCCTTCGCCAAGTCGGGCATGGAGGTGCTGATGGTGATGACCGTGCAGGTCGCGGTCGGCATCCCGCCCTCGCTGCCGGCGGCGGTGCTGGTGGTGGCGGCCCTCGACCTTGCCACCATGGCGCCGGTCTCGCCCGGCCATCTCGGCGTCTTCGAGGCGACGGTGATCCTCTGCTACCAGTATCTCGGTGTGCCGCTGCCCCTGGCGACCGCCGCGGCGCTCGTCCAGCACGGCGTCGTCTTCCTCGCCTCGCTGGTCAGCCTTGCCTATCTCGGCTGGGCCCTGCCGCGTGACGAGCGCGGCGAACGGCGGCTCGACAGCCCTTAA
- a CDS encoding phosphatidylglycerophosphatase A family protein, producing the protein MAAGEDEGGVAVDGAFMRGHPASLIALVGGAGLAPVAPGTFGALAGLPLGIALQQLPLPAALVLVALGFVLGVWACGLTAQRAGVHDHGAIVYDETWAMAAVVVLTPAGWSALAAGFVAFRFFDIVKPWPIGLIDRQVAGGLGIMLDDAVAAIYAAALVTGVVVWGGF; encoded by the coding sequence ATGGCGGCGGGTGAGGACGAGGGCGGCGTGGCCGTCGATGGCGCCTTCATGAGGGGCCATCCGGCGAGCCTCATCGCGCTGGTCGGCGGCGCCGGCCTTGCGCCGGTGGCGCCGGGGACCTTCGGGGCCCTGGCCGGCCTGCCGCTCGGCATCGCGCTGCAGCAGCTGCCGTTGCCGGCCGCCCTGGTCCTCGTCGCCCTCGGCTTCGTCCTCGGCGTCTGGGCCTGCGGTCTCACCGCGCAGCGCGCCGGCGTCCATGACCACGGCGCCATCGTCTATGACGAGACCTGGGCGATGGCGGCTGTGGTGGTGCTGACGCCTGCGGGCTGGTCGGCGCTCGCCGCCGGCTTCGTCGCCTTCCGCTTCTTCGATATCGTGAAGCCCTGGCCCATCGGCCTCATCGACCGCCAGGTCGCAGGCGGGCTCGGCATCATGCTGGACGATGCGGTCGCGGCGATCTACGCGGCGGCGCTGGTGACGGGTGTGGTGGTCTGGGGCGGGTTCTGA
- a CDS encoding polysaccharide deacetylase family protein, which produces MAAALPTLRVALTVDMEPDCPPFLWTWRGVTEGAPRLIDLFAQEQVPVTWFTTGDTARLHPASVTSIVDAGHELACHGVTHQRFDWMSKDSARWEIQDSTKRLRDFGEITSFRAPYLRFPGHYLDLLAEQGFRLDSSQARYKKDVPGEENAPGLVRIPASITSSALRIPKILREYFLGRLPDPVVLFVHPWEFVDFRQSNLRYDCRFRTGQPALDALGSVIRYFKGRGATFMTMRDLGAQMAPDRA; this is translated from the coding sequence ATGGCCGCTGCCCTCCCCACCCTGCGCGTCGCGCTCACCGTCGACATGGAGCCGGACTGCCCGCCCTTCCTGTGGACGTGGCGTGGCGTCACCGAGGGCGCGCCGCGCCTCATCGACCTCTTCGCGCAGGAGCAGGTGCCGGTCACCTGGTTCACCACCGGCGACACCGCCCGGCTGCATCCCGCCTCGGTCACGTCCATCGTCGATGCCGGGCATGAGCTCGCCTGCCATGGCGTGACCCACCAGCGGTTCGACTGGATGTCGAAGGACAGCGCCCGCTGGGAGATCCAAGACTCGACGAAGCGGCTGCGCGATTTCGGCGAGATCACCTCGTTCCGGGCGCCCTACCTGCGCTTTCCCGGCCATTATCTCGACCTGCTGGCCGAACAGGGGTTCCGCCTCGATTCCTCGCAGGCCCGCTACAAGAAGGACGTTCCCGGCGAGGAAAACGCGCCGGGCCTAGTGCGCATCCCGGCTTCCATCACCTCCAGCGCGCTGCGCATCCCGAAGATCCTGCGCGAGTACTTCCTCGGCCGCCTGCCCGACCCGGTCGTGCTGTTCGTGCACCCCTGGGAGTTCGTCGACTTCCGCCAGTCGAACCTGCGCTATGACTGCCGCTTCCGCACGGGGCAGCCGGCTCTGGACGCGCTCGGCTCGGTCATCCGCTACTTCAAGGGGCGCGGCGCGACTTTCATGACCATGCGCGACCTCGGCGCGCAGATGGCGCCGGACCGGGCATGA
- a CDS encoding phosphatase PAP2 family protein — protein MALNPWTRLTDLWGRWWYAPLLPVLYALAMVPIGMFRPEHALIAGLVIVLGLFNQTTQRITAVLYPGVLVAIASDAIRFILPVFVRTGADVHACDLRDLELKFFAVAPNVTPGDWLQQHVTPFWDVVFAIPYAAFLYVVPLYALYLFVRDRERARLYLWALAIAHAIGFTIWILYPAAPPWYVRMDGCIVNIKAAASPAGLLRVDELLGITYFKQFYGRAANVFGAMPSMHVAFPMIGLFAAVGAATWRTWPLHIFYAAAMCVASVYLDHHWILDGIVGAAVAWVSVVLARRLLNYQRS, from the coding sequence ATGGCTCTCAATCCCTGGACCCGCCTGACCGACCTCTGGGGCCGCTGGTGGTACGCGCCGCTGCTGCCCGTCCTCTATGCGCTGGCCATGGTGCCGATCGGCATGTTCCGCCCCGAACATGCGCTGATCGCCGGGCTCGTCATCGTGCTTGGCCTGTTCAACCAGACGACCCAGCGCATTACCGCCGTCCTCTATCCCGGCGTGCTCGTCGCCATCGCCTCGGACGCGATCCGTTTCATCCTGCCGGTCTTCGTCAGGACGGGCGCGGACGTCCATGCCTGCGACCTGCGTGACCTGGAGCTCAAGTTCTTCGCGGTGGCGCCGAATGTCACGCCGGGCGACTGGCTGCAGCAGCACGTCACGCCCTTCTGGGACGTGGTCTTCGCCATTCCCTATGCGGCCTTCCTCTATGTGGTGCCGCTCTACGCGCTCTACCTGTTCGTCCGCGATCGCGAGCGGGCGCGGCTCTATCTCTGGGCCTTAGCCATCGCCCATGCCATCGGCTTCACCATCTGGATCCTCTATCCGGCTGCGCCGCCCTGGTACGTCCGGATGGATGGCTGCATCGTCAACATCAAGGCAGCGGCCAGCCCCGCCGGCCTGCTGCGCGTCGATGAGCTCCTCGGCATCACCTATTTCAAGCAGTTCTACGGCCGTGCCGCGAATGTCTTCGGCGCCATGCCGTCGATGCACGTCGCCTTCCCGATGATCGGCCTCTTCGCGGCGGTCGGGGCCGCGACCTGGCGCACCTGGCCGCTCCACATCTTCTATGCCGCGGCCATGTGCGTCGCGAGCGTCTATCTCGACCACCACTGGATCCTCGACGGCATCGTCGGCGCCGCCGTCGCCTGGGTCTCGGTGGTCCTGGCGCGACGGCTGCTGAACTATCAGCGGTCCTGA
- a CDS encoding CDP-alcohol phosphatidyltransferase family protein, with protein MSESWVSRVLASLEKGASLQDVARSAAFAGALGRVAAVLARTGVTPNTLTLLSLTPALASAVCAAYGALAWSAVFLLLSGLFDMLDGPLARSTGTVSRYGALLDSTVDRVTDALPLLGLTVFFSTSGWMAVVPAFTLLAAYTVSYVRARCEGLKVQLPPLWMRRGDRMVLIAIALLLGPLSPGFTLFGVGLVGVLSILAAADALRVARNVIDARQPEVRGLPDAPTGRDGLA; from the coding sequence ATGTCGGAGAGCTGGGTCTCGCGCGTTCTTGCGAGCCTCGAAAAGGGCGCCTCCCTGCAGGATGTGGCGCGCAGCGCGGCCTTTGCCGGCGCCCTCGGCCGTGTCGCGGCCGTCCTGGCGCGCACCGGCGTGACGCCGAACACCCTGACCCTGCTGTCCTTGACGCCGGCCCTCGCCTCGGCCGTCTGCGCCGCCTATGGCGCGCTGGCCTGGTCGGCGGTCTTCCTGCTGCTCTCCGGCCTGTTCGACATGCTCGACGGGCCGCTCGCCCGCTCGACCGGCACGGTCAGCCGCTATGGCGCCCTGCTCGATTCCACCGTCGACCGCGTCACCGACGCGCTGCCGCTGCTCGGCCTCACCGTCTTCTTCTCGACCTCCGGCTGGATGGCGGTGGTGCCCGCCTTCACCCTGCTCGCCGCCTATACGGTCTCCTATGTCCGCGCCCGCTGCGAGGGCCTGAAGGTCCAGCTGCCGCCGCTGTGGATGCGCCGCGGCGACCGCATGGTGCTCATCGCCATCGCCCTGCTGCTCGGCCCCCTCTCGCCGGGCTTCACCCTCTTCGGGGTGGGCCTCGTCGGCGTGCTCAGCATTCTTGCCGCCGCCGATGCCCTGCGGGTTGCCCGCAATGTCATCGACGCGCGCCAGCCCGAGGTTCGTGGCCTGCCCGACGCGCCGACCGGGCGCGACGGCCTGGCCTGA
- a CDS encoding inositol-3-phosphate synthase, producing the protein MSRSAIRVAIVGVGNCAASFVQGLHYYKDAKPGESIPGLMNVEVGPYHIRDVEIVAAFDIDGRKVGQDVADAILSKPNNTIQFAKVPPTGVTVQRGPTLDGIGKHLVGVVTESKAEPVDVTAVLKAARAEVIICYLPVGSQKACEFYAERALEAGCGFINCVPVFIASNPEWAKRFTDKGLPIVGDDIKSQVGATIVHRVLARLYEDRGVKIDRTYQLNFGGNTDFLNMLERERLTSKKKSKTQAVSSQIDVPIAAENIHIGPSDFVPFLDDRKMAYIRLEGTGFGGVPLNMELKLEVWDSPNSAGVVIDAVRCCRLALDRKVGGPIGGPSSYFMKSPPKQYTDLEARDRTIAFIEGRG; encoded by the coding sequence GTGTCACGGTCTGCCATTCGTGTTGCCATCGTCGGTGTCGGCAATTGCGCCGCGTCCTTCGTCCAGGGTCTGCACTACTACAAGGACGCCAAGCCGGGTGAGTCGATCCCGGGCCTCATGAATGTCGAGGTCGGCCCCTACCATATCCGCGACGTCGAGATCGTCGCCGCCTTCGATATTGACGGGCGCAAGGTCGGCCAGGACGTGGCCGATGCGATCCTCTCGAAGCCGAACAACACGATCCAGTTCGCCAAGGTGCCGCCCACCGGCGTGACGGTTCAGCGCGGCCCGACCCTCGACGGCATCGGCAAGCACCTCGTCGGCGTCGTCACCGAATCGAAGGCCGAGCCGGTCGACGTCACCGCGGTGCTGAAGGCGGCCCGCGCCGAGGTCATCATCTGCTACCTGCCGGTGGGCTCGCAGAAGGCCTGCGAGTTCTACGCCGAGCGCGCGCTGGAGGCCGGCTGCGGCTTCATCAACTGCGTGCCGGTCTTCATCGCCTCGAACCCGGAATGGGCGAAGCGCTTCACCGACAAGGGCCTGCCCATCGTCGGCGACGACATCAAGAGCCAGGTCGGCGCCACCATCGTTCATCGCGTCCTCGCCCGCCTCTACGAGGACCGCGGCGTGAAGATCGACCGGACCTACCAGCTCAATTTCGGCGGCAACACCGACTTCCTCAACATGCTGGAGCGCGAGCGCCTGACGTCGAAGAAGAAGTCGAAGACCCAGGCCGTCTCCAGCCAGATCGACGTGCCGATCGCCGCCGAGAACATCCATATCGGGCCGAGCGACTTCGTGCCGTTCCTCGACGACCGCAAGATGGCCTATATCCGCCTTGAGGGCACCGGCTTCGGCGGCGTGCCGCTGAACATGGAGCTCAAGCTTGAGGTCTGGGACAGCCCCAACTCCGCCGGCGTGGTGATCGACGCCGTGCGCTGTTGCCGACTCGCCCTCGACCGCAAGGTCGGCGGCCCCATCGGCGGCCCGTCGAGCTACTTCATGAAGTCGCCGCCCAAGCAGTACACCGACCTGGAAGCGCGCGACCGGACCATCGCCTTCATCGAGGGGCGCGGCTGA
- a CDS encoding NAD-dependent epimerase/dehydratase family protein: MLLVTGAAGLLGNSVLRAATARDLPARAWVRSAASLAALEGLSGDPIIADIATQDIERVLENVSAVIHCAARVGIGRGDGAAFERDNVLATERLARACRTGGQRLVFVSTVDTLRWGTPDDPGDEAAPTERARDTTYAASKRRAEAVVAAEMALGLDAVIVHPAYLIGPWDWKPSSGRMLLAAVRGPFGIAPPGGNDFCHAGAVAATLLDLACAPARPPSDRYILSGEAMTYAEACRLMRRVAGRNPHVVTAPEPLVRMAGLAGDAMAALTGREPVVNSAAADAACRPHHFTSARAMAEIGYRPRPAEEAIRDAWTWFRERGYA, from the coding sequence GTGCTCCTCGTCACCGGCGCGGCCGGTCTCCTTGGTAACAGCGTGTTGCGCGCCGCGACGGCGCGTGATCTCCCCGCCCGCGCTTGGGTGAGGAGCGCGGCCTCTCTCGCCGCGCTCGAAGGCCTTTCCGGCGACCCCATCATTGCCGATATCGCCACGCAAGATATTGAAAGAGTGCTGGAAAATGTCTCGGCGGTGATCCATTGCGCCGCCCGTGTCGGCATCGGCCGCGGCGATGGCGCGGCGTTCGAGCGCGACAATGTGCTGGCCACCGAGCGGCTGGCGAGGGCCTGCCGGACCGGTGGACAAAGGCTCGTCTTCGTATCGACAGTCGATACGCTGCGCTGGGGCACCCCCGACGATCCGGGCGATGAGGCCGCTCCGACGGAGCGTGCCCGTGATACCACTTATGCCGCTTCCAAGCGCCGCGCCGAGGCCGTGGTCGCCGCCGAAATGGCGCTGGGGCTCGACGCCGTCATCGTTCATCCGGCCTATCTCATCGGCCCCTGGGACTGGAAACCGTCCTCCGGCCGGATGCTGCTGGCGGCGGTGCGCGGCCCCTTCGGCATCGCCCCGCCCGGCGGCAACGACTTCTGCCATGCCGGCGCCGTCGCCGCGACGCTCCTCGATCTCGCCTGCGCCCCGGCGCGCCCGCCCTCCGACCGCTACATCCTCTCCGGCGAGGCGATGACCTATGCCGAGGCCTGCCGCCTGATGCGGCGGGTCGCCGGTCGCAACCCCCATGTCGTGACCGCGCCGGAGCCTCTCGTGCGCATGGCGGGCCTTGCCGGCGATGCGATGGCGGCGCTCACCGGCCGCGAGCCGGTGGTCAATTCCGCCGCCGCGGATGCGGCCTGCCGCCCGCATCACTTCACCAGCGCCCGCGCCATGGCCGAGATCGGCTACCGGCCACGGCCGGCGGAAGAGGCCATCCGCGATGCGTGGACATGGTTCCGCGAACGCGGCTATGCGTGA